The following proteins are co-located in the Paludibaculum fermentans genome:
- a CDS encoding Lrp/AsnC family transcriptional regulator, giving the protein MDARDWELLKLLQEDARMPFAELGRRVKLTPPAVAERVRRMEDQGIIQGYTARINRAAIGRPLRVFLRVQVPPKEYPKFLRIVPLEPCLEECHHVTGAEAFVLKASVRDVAELEQLIQKFSLFGPTVTSIVLSTPMDRPNPQL; this is encoded by the coding sequence ATGGACGCCAGAGACTGGGAGCTTTTGAAACTGTTGCAGGAGGATGCGCGCATGCCCTTCGCTGAACTCGGCCGCCGCGTGAAGCTCACCCCGCCCGCCGTGGCGGAGCGCGTCCGCCGCATGGAAGACCAGGGCATCATTCAGGGCTACACGGCCCGCATCAACCGCGCGGCGATAGGCCGGCCCCTGCGCGTCTTCCTGCGCGTCCAAGTCCCGCCCAAGGAGTACCCGAAGTTCCTGCGCATCGTACCGCTCGAACCATGTTTAGAGGAATGTCACCACGTCACCGGTGCGGAAGCCTTCGTCCTGAAAGCCTCGGTGCGCGACGTGGCGGAGCTGGAACAGCTCATTCAGAAGTTCAGTCTGTTCGGGCCCACCGTGACGTCCATCGTTCTCTCGACCCCAATGGACCGGCCGAATCCCCAGTTGTAG
- a CDS encoding DUF4139 domain-containing protein encodes MKQALAAVLSASLMQAADLPVTKVILYKNGVAYYERAGEVKAGEPGRLDFQASEMDDVLKSLVVDAKGGVSRIRYELSEPLQRKLAGQGIQIREEMPLVQLLDRWRGAHIELKYGGVALTGVIISGRLAPLPQQGQRQELSILTDSGEMRLIDLEAAQGLKLTDAKLQQQFVDALAAIAQSRSKDKRAVFIDTAAGGKLIARYLIPAAVWKSSYRLALADTGDSTLEGWAIVDNASGEDWTNVDLTVVSGRPVSFISRLYEPKFLTRPEVSLPDDQPVAPVLYESAMKKEADARAEGVAVGGMRADRAAKSNRAFAPAMAMAPAPAPESLSFSAGSGMLNINTEAREAGELFEYRFSTPVTAKKGESMLLPFLQQKIGARKLLVYSDRSQLNPRNAAEITNITGKTLDGGPITVYQAGGYSGEALMETLKAGEKRLISYSVDQGTRVTTNFETTSDLVRSFKANRGILITNSAIVTTTTYTIDNADAKEKTLVIEHPVDPTQKLLSPKADETSANKYRFNIKLAAKGNAKLAVVQERELQQTIMVSSLTPDVLADYIQNKQLTAAARKQLEAIAAKKADIASADNELRQIDTQTAEISRDQERIRQNINSLSRIAGQEAQVNRYAAELAKLDTTLAQLRDRQSELRKRHTTLDTELNALIEKLEF; translated from the coding sequence ATGAAACAAGCGCTCGCCGCAGTACTCTCAGCCAGCCTGATGCAGGCGGCCGATTTGCCGGTGACCAAGGTCATCCTTTACAAGAACGGAGTCGCTTACTATGAGCGAGCGGGGGAGGTAAAAGCAGGAGAACCAGGCCGCCTCGACTTCCAGGCCTCGGAGATGGACGACGTCCTCAAGTCGCTCGTCGTCGATGCCAAAGGCGGCGTCTCGCGCATTCGCTACGAACTCAGCGAACCGCTCCAACGCAAACTCGCCGGACAAGGCATCCAGATCCGCGAGGAAATGCCCCTCGTCCAGCTCCTCGACCGCTGGCGCGGCGCCCACATCGAGCTCAAGTACGGTGGCGTCGCCCTCACGGGCGTCATCATCAGCGGCCGCCTCGCGCCCCTGCCCCAGCAGGGCCAGCGCCAGGAACTGTCGATCCTCACCGACTCCGGCGAAATGCGCCTCATCGATCTCGAAGCCGCCCAGGGCCTGAAACTCACCGACGCCAAGCTCCAGCAGCAGTTCGTCGACGCCCTGGCCGCCATCGCCCAGTCCCGCTCCAAGGACAAACGCGCCGTCTTCATCGACACCGCCGCCGGCGGCAAACTCATCGCCCGCTACCTCATCCCCGCCGCGGTCTGGAAGTCCAGCTACCGCCTCGCCCTGGCCGACACCGGCGACTCCACCCTCGAAGGCTGGGCCATCGTCGACAACGCCTCCGGCGAAGACTGGACGAACGTCGACCTCACCGTCGTCAGCGGACGCCCTGTCTCCTTCATCAGCCGGCTCTACGAACCCAAGTTCCTCACCCGGCCCGAAGTCTCCCTGCCCGACGACCAGCCCGTCGCCCCCGTCCTCTATGAGAGCGCCATGAAGAAGGAAGCGGACGCCCGCGCGGAAGGAGTCGCCGTCGGCGGCATGCGAGCCGATCGCGCCGCCAAGTCCAATCGAGCCTTCGCGCCCGCCATGGCCATGGCCCCCGCGCCCGCGCCCGAGTCCCTGTCCTTCTCGGCCGGCTCCGGCATGCTCAACATCAACACCGAAGCCCGCGAGGCCGGAGAACTCTTCGAATACCGCTTCTCCACGCCCGTCACCGCCAAGAAGGGCGAGTCCATGCTCCTCCCCTTCCTCCAGCAGAAGATCGGCGCCCGCAAGCTCCTGGTCTACTCGGACCGCTCGCAGCTCAACCCGCGCAACGCCGCCGAAATCACCAACATCACCGGCAAGACCCTCGACGGCGGCCCCATCACCGTCTACCAGGCCGGCGGCTACTCCGGCGAAGCGCTGATGGAAACCCTCAAGGCCGGCGAAAAGCGCCTCATCAGCTACTCCGTCGACCAGGGCACCCGCGTCACCACCAACTTTGAAACCACCAGCGACCTCGTCCGCTCCTTCAAAGCCAACCGCGGCATCCTCATCACCAACAGCGCCATCGTCACCACGACGACCTACACCATCGACAACGCAGACGCCAAGGAAAAGACCCTCGTCATCGAGCACCCCGTCGATCCCACCCAGAAGCTCCTCAGCCCCAAGGCCGACGAGACCAGCGCCAACAAATACCGCTTCAACATCAAGCTCGCCGCCAAGGGCAACGCCAAGCTCGCCGTCGTCCAGGAACGCGAACTCCAGCAGACCATCATGGTCAGTTCGCTGACGCCGGACGTCCTGGCCGATTACATCCAGAACAAGCAGCTCACCGCCGCGGCCCGCAAACAGCTCGAAGCCATTGCCGCCAAGAAGGCCGACATCGCCTCCGCCGACAACGAACTGCGCCAGATCGACACGCAGACCGCGGAAATCAGCCGCGACCAGGAGCGCATCCGCCAGAACATCAACTCCCTCAGCCGCATCGCCGGCCAGGAAGCCCAGGTGAATCGCTATGCGGCCGAACTCGCCAAGCTCGACACCACCCTCGCCCAGCTCCGCGACCGCCAGAGCGAGTTGCGCAAACGCCACACAACCCTCGACACTGAACTCAACGCCCTCATTGAGAAGCTAGAGTTTTGA
- a CDS encoding GNAT family N-acetyltransferase: MPQISEKPMIRARLQRDTPWAAYALGDLADGYFEHSSWLQAGNATALIYREFPTPVLWMQGQDQDLADLAGELPREQSYILQVQPPVIPLLERRYRMAYLKPMWRMSLDLNRFQPGDTTGAVRLGPPDLAALENLYADGEAAGEAPEFFFPSMLEQAVFIGGWHGAELAAVAGTHLVSTTDHVAAIGNVYTRRCHRGQGWATRLTTALVQELLGLGMETIVLSVHQANQSAERVYQRLGFQRHCDFYEGRATL; encoded by the coding sequence ATGCCTCAGATTTCTGAAAAACCCATGATCCGGGCCCGGCTCCAGCGGGATACGCCCTGGGCCGCCTACGCGCTCGGCGACCTGGCGGACGGCTACTTCGAGCACAGCTCGTGGCTCCAGGCAGGCAATGCCACGGCCCTGATCTACCGCGAATTCCCTACCCCCGTCCTGTGGATGCAGGGTCAGGACCAGGACTTGGCGGACCTGGCCGGGGAACTGCCTCGGGAGCAGTCCTACATCCTCCAGGTCCAGCCCCCGGTGATCCCGCTGCTGGAACGCCGCTATCGCATGGCCTACCTCAAGCCCATGTGGCGGATGTCGCTGGATCTAAACCGCTTCCAGCCCGGAGACACCACCGGCGCGGTCCGCCTGGGGCCGCCCGACCTGGCCGCCCTGGAGAATCTCTATGCCGATGGCGAGGCCGCCGGCGAGGCGCCCGAATTCTTCTTCCCGTCGATGCTGGAACAGGCCGTTTTCATCGGCGGCTGGCACGGCGCCGAACTGGCGGCCGTCGCCGGAACTCACCTGGTCTCCACCACGGACCATGTGGCCGCCATCGGAAACGTCTACACTCGAAGATGCCACCGCGGCCAAGGCTGGGCTACCCGCCTGACCACCGCCCTGGTCCAGGAACTGCTGGGCCTAGGCATGGAGACCATCGTGCTCTCCGTCCACCAGGCCAACCAGTCGGCTGAACGCGTCTACCAACGCCTGGGATTTCAAAGACATTGCGACTTCTACGAAGGTCGAGCCACTCTCTAG
- a CDS encoding LysE/ArgO family amino acid transporter, whose protein sequence is MDAFFKGIVLGFSIAAPVGPIGLLVLRRSLAGGMRAGFICGLGAAAADLCYGALAVFGVTLLASWQRPAALIGGLMLCWLAWQTLRSEPGAQAAQGSGFWSTFLLTVSNPMTILAFAAMVAGLGAAAPGWFIGGVFAGSMLWWAILSTAASLLRQRVTPVAFLWINRVAACVLFGFGVRALSGPLLGA, encoded by the coding sequence ATGGACGCATTTTTCAAGGGAATTGTGCTGGGTTTCTCGATTGCGGCTCCGGTGGGTCCGATTGGACTGCTGGTGCTGCGGCGCTCGCTGGCCGGGGGGATGCGGGCTGGCTTCATCTGTGGCCTGGGGGCAGCGGCGGCGGATCTCTGCTACGGCGCACTGGCCGTGTTTGGCGTGACGCTGCTGGCCTCGTGGCAGCGGCCGGCGGCTCTGATTGGCGGGTTGATGCTGTGCTGGCTGGCGTGGCAGACGCTGCGGAGTGAGCCGGGCGCGCAGGCGGCCCAGGGCTCGGGCTTTTGGTCGACGTTTCTGCTGACGGTCTCGAATCCCATGACGATCCTGGCGTTCGCGGCGATGGTGGCTGGTCTGGGCGCTGCCGCGCCGGGCTGGTTCATCGGCGGGGTCTTTGCGGGTTCGATGCTGTGGTGGGCGATTCTGTCGACGGCGGCCTCGCTGCTGCGCCAGCGGGTGACGCCGGTGGCGTTCCTGTGGATCAACCGGGTGGCCGCGTGTGTGTTGTTTGGGTTTGGGGTGAGGGCTCTGAGCGGGCCTCTGCTGGGGGCATAG
- a CDS encoding Panacea domain-containing protein, with product MAIEERSRVITAQAAADFVVAFSHQHGDPVSNLKLQKLLYYAQAWHLAIHDEPLFRDPIQAWVHGPVVPSVYQHYKDWAWKPIEDTPAIPALDQRTNEHLEEVMGTYGTMTAYGLELLTHEEAPWRNARAGIPADEPSNAVISHEDMKAFYRSRMNG from the coding sequence ATGGCAATTGAAGAAAGGAGCCGCGTGATTACAGCCCAGGCCGCTGCTGATTTTGTCGTTGCATTCTCGCACCAGCACGGCGATCCTGTGTCAAATCTGAAGCTTCAGAAACTCCTGTACTACGCTCAGGCCTGGCACCTGGCGATCCATGACGAGCCTCTTTTCAGGGATCCGATTCAAGCCTGGGTGCACGGACCAGTTGTGCCGTCGGTATATCAGCACTACAAGGATTGGGCATGGAAGCCGATTGAGGACACTCCTGCCATTCCAGCGCTGGACCAGAGAACGAATGAGCACTTGGAAGAGGTAATGGGGACCTACGGAACCATGACCGCGTATGGTCTTGAGCTTTTGACCCACGAAGAAGCCCCATGGAGAAACGCTCGGGCTGGAATCCCGGCCGACGAGCCGTCCAACGCTGTGATCTCGCATGAAGACATGAAGGCGTTTTACCGTTCGCGGATGAATGGGTAA
- a CDS encoding fumarylacetoacetate hydrolase family protein has product MKLMNTQHGPAVLHDGAAVLFKEINAKRGAALPADLLSLIQSGDLSALHDLRGIEGEPLSGITPQLPFTPPKIWCIGLNYKSHAEDINAVQPEEPGSFMKPASCLFPPGGDIVLPPAEVSNDVDAEGELGVVIGRRCRFVPAAHVPEVIFGYTTTLDLTALDVLAKNTRYLTRSKSIDTFFSFGPVIVTADEVPDVAALEVITGHNGGICSRDFVHHMRHLPYELVRFHSDFFTLEPGDLISTGCPKGARIKAGDVVESRIDGVGRLTANVTQGARIPIY; this is encoded by the coding sequence ATGAAACTGATGAACACCCAGCACGGTCCGGCCGTGCTCCACGACGGCGCCGCCGTCCTCTTCAAAGAGATCAACGCGAAGCGCGGCGCGGCCCTGCCCGCTGACCTGCTCAGCCTGATCCAGTCCGGCGACCTCAGCGCCCTCCACGACCTGCGCGGCATCGAAGGCGAACCGCTCTCCGGCATCACGCCACAGTTACCCTTCACCCCGCCCAAGATCTGGTGCATCGGCCTCAACTACAAGAGCCACGCCGAGGACATCAACGCCGTCCAGCCCGAAGAGCCCGGCAGCTTCATGAAGCCCGCCTCGTGCCTCTTCCCTCCCGGAGGCGACATCGTCCTGCCCCCGGCCGAAGTCTCCAACGATGTCGACGCCGAAGGCGAACTCGGGGTGGTGATCGGCCGCCGCTGCCGCTTCGTCCCGGCCGCACACGTGCCCGAGGTCATCTTCGGCTACACCACCACGCTCGACCTCACCGCCCTCGATGTCCTGGCGAAGAACACCCGCTACCTCACCCGCTCCAAGTCCATCGATACCTTCTTCAGCTTCGGACCCGTCATCGTCACGGCCGATGAAGTCCCCGACGTCGCGGCCCTCGAAGTGATCACCGGCCACAACGGCGGCATCTGCTCCCGCGATTTCGTCCACCACATGCGGCACCTGCCCTACGAACTCGTCCGCTTCCACAGCGACTTCTTCACACTGGAGCCCGGAGACCTGATCTCCACCGGTTGCCCCAAGGGCGCCCGCATCAAGGCCGGAGATGTCGTCGAATCGCGCATCGACGGCGTAGGCCGCCTGACGGCCAACGTCACCCAAGGTGCAAGAATCCCGATCTACTGA
- a CDS encoding response regulator, translating into MANLSLLLVDDELPLLNLLRKYLERQGYTVDVCETGQAAIDKCRQSPCPFQIIVLDLKLPDMTGEAVMEVVLRESASVRILISSGSPFSNEILDPALRPRVGSLLKPFVPRQLLAAIAELVQVAKAAGHSG; encoded by the coding sequence ATGGCGAACCTCTCGCTACTCCTGGTGGACGACGAACTTCCGCTGCTGAACCTGCTCCGCAAGTATCTGGAGCGGCAGGGCTATACGGTCGACGTATGTGAAACCGGCCAGGCTGCTATCGATAAATGCCGCCAGTCCCCGTGTCCCTTTCAAATAATCGTGCTCGATTTGAAGCTGCCGGACATGACGGGTGAGGCTGTGATGGAAGTGGTGCTGCGGGAGTCGGCCTCCGTACGGATTCTGATTTCCAGCGGGTCGCCCTTCAGCAACGAAATTCTGGATCCGGCGTTGCGGCCGCGTGTGGGCTCGCTGTTGAAGCCGTTTGTGCCCAGGCAGTTGCTGGCGGCGATTGCCGAGTTGGTGCAGGTGGCCAAGGCGGCGGGGCACAGCGGGTAG
- a CDS encoding non-contractile tail sheath protein translates to MTERIYKLQPDRTVQLRGFDHLGASAAVHHATASGFSVSGHFRDAADFAVVVLYDADNFYEHPDLKYLPDFRFDGLKLDFDVTYSGLMPLTSKKYPTIDWPFLDVELASGGRQQVRLSDHATVVETPDAPARAEFKIAGKDLDAWDRVTLWYQNYAFDYIVPGQVRSEHEILAEGEGHIHSVVIRDRGYGYEEFKGDTAAEVVAELIDRINGVTPGYEADPEVVASRGSEPWMIDLERRLDDGTRVPVNVDGGFAEYLYHVKESTVCRALRDQINGASYDTASTYALRAELDGSTLRIETTEGGYDANFLRMYCTSKNSRLTAGPGHVQFAGGTSTAKLHISLDFGALGLKEVRQMWLTLAPRLADSQEYEASPWSAKFENWAVTGPEELRRLQVAGPDSVRVGTLDKRCLYEGPWQPESGFFLDNCARVTRTAGASVTVRYHCDKPHDLWLGTSLYGDRGGVRVEVDGVTAGDVHTLLGSEPAVVTRRPAVRGVAPGDHVVRLTALSGSPFYFDFLEAVVAGDVPDAAPPNAFPTPALDYSTDHAYKLPPARILWILDKLGAVGPLNEYLGIFWWNERKRVGGSMPGLCLEFSGEFKPGDQAFVDIGGQRCGKSVLSDEQPEAVALHFAYLINANYVGVRAAVDQAKLWIWPRSASAAYEFPVKAWVERAAESTAVVSGSPGQLTGGAMGDWVVDELAEHALNEGARAWHSDFYRLCAASGREVTTSVSMELVNPPPGFAAQYPDGKAVLTDMSFGGLRSSHCSFSPGMQAFQIRVFKELAGLMSAAGLTPDLQMGEFTWWYFTNRTPDNPLGGMAYYDAATTEAAAEVLGRALHRFEGPDDDPQVNGGKDVLFLRNRLRAHAAAIGDALRKAFPAVKLEILFPNDVNHPKPIGIHQLGGRLNRGVNLPDEWGTKDSSGFDRFKIEALDCGAWSRDLDLARSCMRLPIELGWPPGAVRAMIPVFRGSYPWSREVAYAKDLGMDCTSLWAFDHVCLYGIDLSALGVGRAYRFR, encoded by the coding sequence ATGACGGAGAGGATTTATAAATTGCAGCCGGACCGGACGGTGCAGCTGCGCGGTTTTGATCATCTGGGCGCATCGGCGGCGGTCCATCATGCGACAGCGAGCGGGTTCTCGGTGTCGGGCCATTTCCGGGACGCGGCGGATTTCGCGGTGGTCGTGTTGTACGACGCCGATAATTTCTATGAGCATCCGGATTTAAAGTACCTGCCGGATTTCCGGTTTGACGGGCTCAAGCTGGATTTCGACGTGACCTATTCCGGGCTAATGCCCCTGACGTCGAAGAAGTACCCGACCATCGACTGGCCGTTCCTGGACGTGGAACTGGCGAGCGGGGGCCGGCAACAGGTGCGGTTGTCGGACCACGCGACTGTGGTGGAGACACCCGATGCGCCCGCGCGCGCCGAGTTCAAGATTGCGGGCAAGGACCTGGATGCGTGGGACCGGGTCACACTCTGGTATCAGAACTACGCATTCGACTACATCGTGCCGGGCCAGGTCCGCAGCGAGCACGAGATCTTGGCCGAGGGGGAAGGGCATATTCATTCCGTGGTGATCCGGGACCGGGGCTACGGCTATGAGGAGTTCAAGGGCGACACCGCGGCGGAGGTGGTGGCGGAGCTGATCGACAGGATCAACGGGGTCACGCCGGGGTACGAAGCCGATCCGGAAGTCGTTGCCTCGCGAGGCAGTGAGCCGTGGATGATCGACCTGGAGCGGCGCCTGGACGATGGGACGCGCGTGCCGGTGAACGTGGACGGCGGCTTTGCCGAGTACCTGTATCACGTGAAGGAGTCGACTGTCTGCCGCGCGCTGCGGGACCAGATCAACGGTGCAAGTTACGACACAGCATCGACTTACGCGCTGCGAGCCGAGTTGGACGGCAGCACCTTGCGGATCGAGACCACGGAGGGCGGCTACGACGCGAACTTCCTGCGGATGTACTGTACGTCGAAGAACTCGCGCCTGACGGCGGGGCCCGGCCACGTGCAGTTCGCGGGCGGCACGTCCACGGCGAAGCTGCACATTTCATTGGACTTCGGTGCGCTGGGGCTGAAGGAGGTGCGGCAGATGTGGCTGACGCTGGCTCCGCGGCTGGCGGACAGCCAGGAGTATGAAGCGTCGCCGTGGTCGGCCAAATTCGAGAACTGGGCCGTGACCGGACCGGAGGAGCTGCGGCGGCTGCAAGTGGCGGGGCCGGACAGCGTCCGCGTGGGGACGTTGGACAAACGGTGCCTGTACGAGGGGCCCTGGCAGCCCGAGTCGGGCTTCTTCCTGGACAATTGCGCGCGGGTGACGAGGACGGCCGGGGCGTCGGTGACCGTGCGGTATCACTGCGACAAACCGCATGATTTGTGGCTGGGGACTTCGCTGTACGGGGACCGGGGCGGCGTGCGGGTGGAGGTGGATGGAGTGACGGCGGGGGACGTGCATACGTTGCTGGGGTCGGAGCCGGCCGTGGTGACGCGCCGGCCGGCGGTGAGAGGGGTGGCGCCCGGAGACCATGTGGTGCGGCTGACGGCGCTCTCCGGCTCGCCGTTCTACTTCGATTTCCTGGAGGCCGTGGTGGCCGGCGACGTGCCGGACGCGGCCCCCCCGAATGCCTTTCCTACCCCGGCGCTGGACTATTCGACGGACCATGCGTACAAGCTGCCGCCTGCGCGTATCTTGTGGATTCTGGATAAGTTAGGCGCGGTGGGGCCATTGAATGAGTACCTCGGGATCTTCTGGTGGAACGAGCGGAAGCGCGTGGGCGGCTCGATGCCAGGACTGTGCCTGGAGTTCAGCGGCGAGTTCAAGCCGGGCGACCAGGCGTTCGTCGATATCGGGGGGCAGAGGTGTGGCAAGTCGGTGCTGTCGGACGAACAACCGGAAGCCGTGGCGCTGCACTTCGCCTACCTGATCAACGCGAATTATGTGGGTGTGCGGGCGGCTGTGGATCAGGCGAAGCTGTGGATCTGGCCGCGATCGGCGTCGGCGGCGTACGAGTTTCCAGTGAAGGCGTGGGTGGAGCGGGCGGCGGAGTCGACGGCGGTGGTGAGCGGGTCTCCGGGGCAGTTGACCGGCGGAGCGATGGGCGACTGGGTGGTGGACGAACTGGCGGAGCACGCCTTGAACGAGGGGGCGCGGGCCTGGCACTCCGACTTCTACCGCCTCTGCGCGGCGTCGGGCCGCGAGGTGACGACGTCGGTGTCGATGGAACTGGTGAATCCGCCGCCGGGATTCGCGGCTCAGTATCCGGACGGAAAGGCGGTGCTGACGGACATGAGCTTCGGGGGGCTGAGGTCGTCCCACTGCTCGTTCTCGCCCGGGATGCAAGCATTTCAAATCCGGGTGTTTAAGGAGCTAGCCGGGCTGATGTCGGCGGCGGGGCTGACGCCGGATCTGCAGATGGGCGAGTTTACGTGGTGGTACTTCACCAATCGCACCCCGGATAATCCCTTAGGGGGGATGGCTTACTACGACGCGGCCACGACAGAGGCGGCGGCGGAGGTTCTGGGGCGTGCCTTGCACCGGTTCGAAGGGCCGGACGACGACCCGCAGGTGAATGGGGGCAAGGATGTGTTGTTTCTTCGGAACAGGTTACGGGCCCATGCGGCGGCCATCGGCGATGCGTTGAGGAAGGCATTCCCCGCCGTAAAACTGGAGATACTTTTTCCAAACGACGTCAATCATCCTAAGCCAATCGGAATCCATCAGTTAGGCGGGCGGCTGAACCGTGGGGTCAACCTGCCGGACGAATGGGGTACTAAAGATTCATCCGGCTTCGACCGATTCAAGATTGAAGCATTGGACTGTGGTGCGTGGTCCAGAGACCTGGACTTGGCTCGAAGTTGTATGCGGCTTCCGATTGAGCTTGGCTGGCCGCCGGGCGCCGTTCGAGCCATGATCCCTGTGTTCAGAGGCTCGTATCCGTGGTCCCGGGAGGTTGCCTATGCGAAGGACCTCGGGATGGACTGTACCAGTCTCTGGGCCTTCGATCATGTGTGCCTCTATGGGATAGATTTGTCGGCGCTGGGTGTGGGCCGAGCGTACCGATTCCGATGA
- a CDS encoding homoserine dehydrogenase: MRVAIIGYGNVGRAFARLLEQKRSAYPFRIVAVHTARHGSAYDLKGLPVEPAFGPAAPTVDEFLANARAEIALELTPLNPESGEPAITHIRTALQRGMHVITANKGPVAFASAALHEEARRAGLEFRYEATTMDGTPVYNLVRNNLPGVKIEGFAGVFNSTTKVILAAMSRGLTLDEGIAEARTLGIAEADPVFDIDGWDSACKAAALANVIMDARVTPQQVDRRGIGKLTPEKLAEIQATGKTVALVARAKRAAGAVKLRVRAEVLDKDDILASMRGTSNLLVLETDLMGKLGVFTLKPGLDQTAYGLFSDLVDIARSL; this comes from the coding sequence TTGAGAGTCGCAATCATCGGTTATGGCAATGTGGGGCGCGCCTTTGCGCGCCTCCTCGAACAGAAACGTTCCGCCTATCCCTTCCGAATCGTGGCGGTCCACACCGCCCGCCACGGTTCGGCTTACGATCTGAAGGGTCTGCCCGTCGAGCCCGCCTTCGGCCCCGCCGCCCCCACCGTCGACGAATTCCTCGCCAACGCCCGCGCCGAAATCGCCCTTGAGCTCACCCCGCTGAACCCGGAATCCGGCGAGCCCGCCATCACCCACATCCGCACCGCCTTGCAGCGCGGCATGCACGTGATCACCGCCAACAAAGGACCCGTCGCCTTCGCCTCCGCCGCCCTCCACGAGGAGGCCCGCCGCGCCGGACTCGAGTTCCGCTACGAGGCCACCACCATGGACGGCACCCCCGTCTACAACCTCGTCCGCAACAACCTGCCCGGGGTCAAAATCGAAGGCTTCGCCGGAGTCTTCAACTCCACCACCAAAGTGATCCTCGCCGCCATGAGCCGCGGCCTCACACTCGACGAAGGCATCGCCGAGGCCCGCACCCTGGGCATCGCCGAAGCCGATCCCGTCTTCGACATCGATGGCTGGGACTCCGCCTGCAAAGCCGCCGCCCTCGCCAACGTCATCATGGACGCCCGCGTCACCCCCCAACAGGTCGACCGCCGCGGCATCGGCAAACTCACGCCCGAGAAGCTCGCCGAGATCCAGGCCACCGGCAAGACCGTCGCCCTCGTCGCCCGCGCCAAACGCGCCGCCGGAGCCGTCAAACTCCGCGTCCGCGCCGAAGTCCTCGACAAGGACGACATCCTCGCCTCCATGCGCGGCACCTCCAACCTTCTGGTGCTCGAAACCGATCTCATGGGCAAGCTCGGTGTCTTCACCCTCAAGCCCGGCCTCGATCAAACCGCCTACGGCCTGTTTTCCGACCTCGTCGACATCGCGAGAAGCTTATGA